In Streptomyces longhuiensis, the following proteins share a genomic window:
- a CDS encoding PucR family transcriptional regulator: MAAALQSRLPELGERMALRIRSDVDAYNDESLISLDSLCRSCAANADFVLAHLRRGGTPDASSARETGQARAEQGVPLADTLHAYRIGSELLWTEILAEAQMHPEVSDDLLVSESAEFWTLSGLFAEAVAVAYRETAAELTSRGQARRSALVEALFTGIFAERTLWEAARELGLPEHGPYAVAVAEACASGEEPLAGTEAALRQAKLPSAWRLLPDQQLTLIALPTATAESTCLRILRRTRARVGLSPCFRSLRETPQALRFARLALAGLQGTGPGLARFDDNPLAMVVSAAPAEAAHLVGVVLQPVLDLPAAERSRLLRTLEHWFAAAGSAAVAAQSLFVHPNTVRYRLRRVEELTSRPLSDPRVTADIGAALLAVRNRRGGDGRQAAGGADAP; the protein is encoded by the coding sequence GTGGCTGCGGCGCTCCAGTCAAGGCTTCCGGAACTGGGTGAGCGCATGGCGCTGCGTATCCGCTCAGACGTCGACGCCTACAACGACGAGTCGCTGATTTCCCTGGACTCGCTGTGCCGTTCCTGTGCCGCCAACGCGGACTTCGTCCTGGCCCACCTGCGCCGCGGAGGCACCCCGGACGCAAGTTCGGCCCGTGAGACCGGACAGGCCCGCGCGGAGCAGGGCGTTCCGCTGGCGGACACGTTGCACGCGTACCGGATCGGCTCGGAGCTCCTGTGGACGGAGATCCTCGCGGAGGCACAGATGCACCCCGAGGTCTCCGACGATCTTCTGGTGTCGGAGTCGGCGGAGTTCTGGACTCTGTCCGGTCTGTTTGCGGAGGCGGTGGCAGTGGCCTACCGGGAGACAGCCGCGGAGCTGACCTCGCGGGGGCAGGCGAGGCGTTCAGCCCTGGTGGAGGCGCTGTTCACCGGCATCTTCGCCGAGCGCACGCTGTGGGAGGCCGCCCGCGAATTGGGACTACCTGAGCACGGGCCGTATGCGGTCGCCGTGGCGGAGGCCTGCGCATCAGGCGAGGAACCACTCGCAGGAACAGAGGCAGCACTGCGCCAGGCGAAGCTTCCTTCCGCCTGGAGGCTGTTGCCCGACCAGCAACTCACGCTGATCGCCCTGCCCACCGCGACGGCAGAAAGTACGTGCCTGCGGATCCTGCGCCGCACTCGAGCACGTGTGGGTCTCAGTCCGTGCTTCCGCTCGCTGCGGGAAACTCCGCAGGCGCTGCGCTTTGCCCGTCTGGCCCTGGCCGGACTACAGGGCACCGGTCCCGGCTTGGCCCGCTTCGACGACAACCCGCTGGCCATGGTCGTCTCTGCGGCTCCGGCCGAGGCCGCACACCTGGTGGGGGTGGTTCTCCAGCCGGTCCTCGATCTTCCTGCCGCGGAGCGATCCCGTCTCCTGCGGACTCTGGAGCACTGGTTCGCTGCCGCCGGCTCAGCCGCGGTCGCGGCCCAGAGCCTCTTCGTCCACCCCAACACCGTCCGCTACCGGCTGCGCCGTGTCGAAGAACTGACCAGTCGGCCCCTCTCCGATCCACGGGTGACGGCGGACATCGGCGCGGCACTCCTGGCAGTTCGCAACCGCAGAGGCGGGGACGGCCGCCAGGCAGCGGGTGGGGCGGATGCCCCCTGA
- a CDS encoding ATP-binding SpoIIE family protein phosphatase, giving the protein MVTTDVDAFLREIALRLRPRIGELVNPLVASMREEVPSVWDHEDLTDLATHSAYEHMDTVLQALEQGFSLSSIRAPQAAISFARRLAERGGQITELLRAYRIGHATALAMVRQEAARLTTDPKLRDAVTDTLIAGSFDYIDLTSEQVVTAFQQARDSRLQRRLIVVNEASRLIGTSLDIVRTAQELAEVGTAHLADFVTVDLLDAALSGESPPPAQDALAVRRVAQHSVLGDCPESALPTGSTHSFARRSAPADALAAGRPLRHRITSADIPAWLAPSKDQRRRIDDFGIHAMLLIPLWARGSPLGIAQFFRHRNAAPFDDDDLLLAQEITSRAAVYIDNARMYTQERATALALQRSLLPNRVSQRGAVETAARYLPSGARAGVGGDWYDVIPLSGARTALVIGDVVGRGLYAAATMGRLRTAVRTLADIDLMPDELLTHLDDVVIRLQHEEGQDMDGISATCLYAVYDPVTRMCSLASAGHPLPAVVLPTAEGCPTEPDFADAPIGPPLGLGGLPFETAQLELPEGSLLALFTDGLVESPDHDLGHGLAKLLDCLGQTDSSLEGACDQLVDDLLPSRPADDVALLLVRTHRLDANHVGTLELPSAPSAVSRARSYATDQLSAWNLDELAFNTELMVSELVTNAIRYGRDPIRLRLILQSTLTCEVADAASTSPHLRRARIFDEGGRGLFLVAQLAARWGTRYTRDGKVIWAEQPLPDSS; this is encoded by the coding sequence ATGGTGACGACCGATGTCGATGCGTTTCTTCGCGAAATCGCGCTCCGGCTCCGGCCGCGCATAGGTGAGCTGGTCAACCCCCTGGTGGCGAGCATGCGCGAGGAGGTTCCCTCGGTATGGGATCACGAGGACCTCACCGATCTCGCCACCCATTCTGCCTATGAGCACATGGACACCGTCCTCCAGGCGCTTGAACAGGGTTTCAGCCTCTCCAGCATCCGAGCTCCGCAGGCTGCCATCAGCTTCGCCAGGCGTCTCGCGGAGCGCGGCGGGCAGATCACGGAGCTGCTGCGCGCCTACCGCATCGGGCACGCCACCGCCCTCGCCATGGTCCGGCAAGAGGCGGCTCGCCTCACCACCGACCCCAAGCTGCGTGATGCGGTGACCGACACACTGATCGCGGGATCCTTCGACTACATCGACCTCACCTCCGAACAAGTAGTGACGGCCTTCCAGCAGGCACGGGACAGCCGGCTGCAGCGGCGGCTCATCGTGGTCAACGAGGCGAGCCGGCTGATCGGCACCAGCCTGGACATCGTTCGCACCGCTCAGGAACTGGCCGAAGTCGGGACCGCGCATCTGGCCGACTTCGTCACTGTGGATCTCCTCGACGCTGCCCTGAGCGGAGAAAGCCCTCCTCCTGCACAGGATGCCCTGGCAGTGCGGCGCGTCGCCCAGCACTCCGTGCTGGGCGACTGTCCGGAGTCGGCGCTGCCCACTGGCAGCACACACAGCTTCGCAAGAAGGTCGGCCCCCGCCGACGCGCTGGCCGCCGGACGTCCCCTGCGTCACCGCATCACCTCTGCCGATATCCCGGCGTGGCTCGCCCCATCCAAGGACCAAAGGCGCCGAATCGACGACTTCGGCATCCACGCGATGCTGCTGATCCCGCTCTGGGCCCGCGGCAGTCCCCTGGGAATCGCGCAGTTCTTCCGCCACCGCAACGCCGCGCCGTTCGACGACGACGACCTGCTCCTGGCCCAGGAGATCACTTCCAGAGCGGCCGTGTATATCGACAACGCCCGCATGTACACCCAGGAACGTGCCACCGCGCTGGCCCTCCAGCGAAGCCTGCTGCCGAACCGCGTGTCCCAGCGCGGCGCCGTCGAGACAGCCGCCCGTTACCTTCCCTCCGGAGCCCGGGCTGGTGTGGGCGGCGACTGGTACGACGTGATCCCCCTTTCCGGAGCCCGGACGGCCCTGGTCATCGGTGACGTGGTCGGCCGCGGCCTGTACGCCGCGGCGACCATGGGGCGCCTGCGCACGGCGGTGCGCACGCTCGCGGATATCGATCTGATGCCCGACGAACTACTTACCCACCTCGATGATGTAGTCATCCGGCTGCAGCACGAGGAGGGCCAGGACATGGACGGGATCAGCGCCACGTGCCTGTACGCGGTCTACGATCCCGTGACACGGATGTGCTCGCTGGCCAGCGCTGGACATCCGCTGCCCGCCGTGGTGCTACCCACAGCCGAGGGCTGTCCTACGGAACCGGACTTCGCCGATGCACCGATCGGACCGCCCCTGGGGCTGGGGGGTCTTCCCTTCGAGACCGCCCAGCTCGAACTGCCGGAAGGCAGTCTTCTCGCCCTGTTCACGGACGGCCTCGTCGAGAGCCCCGACCACGACCTGGGCCACGGGCTGGCCAAGCTCCTTGATTGCCTAGGCCAGACCGACTCTTCGCTGGAAGGTGCCTGCGACCAGCTCGTGGACGATCTGCTCCCCTCCCGGCCGGCAGACGACGTCGCCCTCCTCCTAGTCCGCACGCACAGGCTGGACGCCAATCACGTCGGCACCCTGGAACTGCCCTCCGCTCCTTCGGCGGTTTCCCGGGCGCGCTCTTACGCGACCGACCAGCTGAGCGCCTGGAACCTGGACGAACTGGCCTTCAACACGGAACTCATGGTCAGCGAGCTCGTCACCAACGCGATCCGCTACGGACGAGATCCCATCCGGCTCCGGCTGATCCTCCAGTCCACGCTCACCTGCGAAGTCGCGGACGCCGCCAGCACCTCTCCTCATCTGCGCCGCGCCAGGATCTTCGACGAAGGCGGCCGCGGCCTGTTCCTCGTGGCGCAACTCGCCGCAAGATGGGGCACCCGCTACACACGGGACGGCAAAGTGATCTGGGCAGAGCAGCCCCTTCCTGATTCCTCCTGA
- a CDS encoding long-chain-fatty-acid--CoA ligase, giving the protein MANLAGFLVETAQQQPERPALRLGEQVITHAELDERSARAATLLRSQGVRQGDRIALMLPNVPEFVVLYYGALRAGAVVVPMNPLLKTRETEFHLADSGAVWLFEWHQAPGEGAQGAAAAGVRHAAVEPVAFAATLAGHEPLAEVADTDGEDMAVLLYTSGTTGRPKGAVLSHAGLRHNTEVNSIHIQRMTPEDVVVGCLPLFHIFGQICTMSAAVRSGASLVLIPRFDPQAVLDAIARERATVFEGVPTMYAALLHHSSRADVSTLRMCISGGASLPVEILHGFEQRFDCPVLEGFGMSETSPVVTFNHPDRPRKAGSIGTPIRDVEVRLLDDKGQDVPLGEIGELAVRGPNVMKGYWNRPLETKAAIPDGWLRSGDLARADEDGYLYIVDRKKDMIIRGGYNVYPREIEEVLHEHPAVGMAAVLGIPHADLGEEVAAVVVLHPDAQATPDELREYVKDRVAAYKYPRRIWLVDLLPMGPSGKILKREITVPVG; this is encoded by the coding sequence ATGGCCAATCTGGCAGGGTTCCTCGTGGAGACAGCGCAACAGCAGCCTGAGCGCCCCGCGCTGCGCTTGGGAGAGCAGGTCATCACCCACGCGGAGCTGGACGAACGCAGCGCCCGCGCCGCCACCCTGCTCAGGTCTCAAGGCGTGCGACAGGGAGACCGGATCGCCCTGATGCTGCCCAACGTTCCCGAGTTCGTCGTCCTGTACTACGGAGCCCTGCGCGCTGGAGCGGTCGTGGTTCCGATGAACCCGCTCCTGAAGACCAGGGAGACAGAGTTCCACCTCGCCGACTCCGGCGCAGTGTGGCTCTTCGAGTGGCATCAGGCCCCGGGGGAGGGTGCGCAGGGCGCAGCCGCCGCAGGCGTGCGGCATGCGGCCGTTGAACCCGTCGCGTTCGCCGCGACACTGGCCGGGCACGAGCCGCTGGCCGAGGTCGCCGACACGGACGGCGAGGACATGGCCGTCCTGCTGTACACCTCCGGCACCACCGGCCGCCCCAAGGGAGCCGTCCTCTCTCACGCCGGGCTGCGGCACAACACCGAGGTCAACAGCATCCACATCCAGCGGATGACACCCGAGGACGTGGTGGTGGGCTGTCTGCCGCTATTCCACATATTCGGGCAAATCTGCACCATGAGTGCGGCCGTCCGCAGCGGTGCCTCGCTCGTCCTCATCCCTCGCTTCGATCCGCAGGCCGTCCTGGACGCCATCGCCCGCGAGCGGGCCACCGTCTTCGAAGGCGTACCGACGATGTACGCGGCACTGCTGCACCACTCGTCGAGAGCGGACGTCTCAACACTGCGGATGTGCATCTCCGGCGGCGCCTCGCTGCCAGTAGAAATCCTCCACGGCTTCGAGCAGCGGTTCGACTGTCCGGTGCTGGAAGGCTTCGGCATGTCCGAGACCAGCCCGGTGGTCACGTTCAACCACCCCGACCGGCCACGCAAGGCCGGGTCCATCGGTACCCCCATCAGAGACGTGGAAGTACGGCTGCTGGACGACAAAGGACAGGACGTACCCCTGGGCGAGATCGGTGAACTGGCCGTCCGGGGACCTAACGTGATGAAGGGGTACTGGAACCGACCCCTGGAAACGAAGGCCGCCATCCCCGACGGTTGGCTCCGCAGCGGCGACCTCGCCCGCGCGGATGAGGACGGGTACTTGTACATCGTCGACCGCAAGAAGGACATGATCATCCGCGGCGGCTACAACGTCTATCCGCGAGAGATCGAGGAAGTACTCCACGAGCACCCGGCTGTCGGGATGGCCGCAGTGCTAGGTATCCCGCATGCCGACCTGGGCGAGGAAGTCGCGGCCGTGGTTGTACTCCACCCTGATGCGCAGGCCACGCCCGACGAACTGAGGGAGTACGTCAAGGACCGGGTGGCGGCCTACAAGTACCCGCGCCGGATATGGCTCGTGGACCTGCTGCCGATGGGGCCGAGCGGCAAGATCCTCAAGAGGGAGATCACCGTCCCAGTGGGATGA
- a CDS encoding D-arabinono-1,4-lactone oxidase → MSRKTRQRGAWTNWAGDETCTPRQILQPRSVDEVADATKRAAAMGRTVRVVGAGHSFNDQVCTDGLLLNLDRISGLQHVDAKAGLVTVGAGTRLADLNLQLAQHGLALPNLGDIDRQSIAGAMSTGTHGTGRKLGNLATQIESLDLVLADGTTLTCTDNEPEVLQAARVSLGALGVITSYTLRVVPAFALRAEARSMPLAETLGSLDELVDGNDHFEFFLFPHSDAALVKLNNRTDDAVRPPRDLVQGIAEFVENGVFDTACRAGRRFPSQIPRLNRAITRLMTPSEYVDQSYRIFASRRSVRFTEMEWAVPRAACSEVLREILRTIDRDRLDVGFPIEVRFVAPDELSHLSPAYGRETAYLAVHMYQGMPWKPYFRAVQDVARAYGGRPHWGKRHLMEADALAARYPAWQRFQAVRSRLDPQGTFTNSHLRRVLGPVEGTGTSASAGGHVQADDDAQRGW, encoded by the coding sequence ATGAGCCGCAAGACAAGGCAGCGGGGTGCCTGGACCAATTGGGCCGGCGACGAGACGTGTACGCCCCGTCAAATACTGCAGCCACGATCGGTTGACGAGGTCGCTGATGCAACAAAGCGTGCGGCCGCGATGGGCCGGACCGTCCGCGTCGTAGGGGCCGGCCACTCGTTCAACGACCAGGTCTGTACCGACGGCCTCCTTCTGAACCTGGACCGGATCAGCGGCCTGCAGCATGTCGACGCGAAGGCAGGGCTGGTCACCGTCGGCGCAGGTACCCGCCTCGCCGATCTGAACCTCCAGCTCGCCCAGCACGGACTCGCCCTGCCCAACCTCGGTGACATAGACCGGCAGAGCATCGCGGGCGCCATGTCCACCGGCACCCACGGAACGGGCCGAAAGCTAGGAAACCTCGCTACCCAAATCGAGTCCCTCGACCTCGTACTGGCCGACGGCACCACACTGACCTGCACAGACAATGAGCCTGAAGTCTTGCAGGCAGCCCGCGTGAGCCTCGGAGCGCTCGGCGTGATCACAAGCTACACCCTGCGCGTCGTGCCGGCCTTCGCGCTGCGGGCCGAAGCCAGATCCATGCCGCTCGCGGAGACGCTCGGGTCTCTGGACGAACTCGTCGACGGAAACGATCACTTCGAGTTCTTCCTGTTCCCCCACAGCGATGCCGCCTTGGTGAAGTTGAACAACCGCACCGACGACGCCGTCCGACCACCACGTGACCTGGTACAGGGCATCGCCGAATTCGTCGAGAACGGTGTGTTCGACACGGCGTGCCGGGCGGGGCGCCGCTTCCCGTCCCAGATCCCGCGCCTGAATCGGGCCATCACCCGGCTCATGACACCGTCCGAGTACGTCGATCAGAGCTACCGAATCTTCGCCAGCAGACGCTCGGTGCGGTTCACCGAAATGGAGTGGGCAGTACCGCGCGCCGCGTGCTCTGAGGTTCTCCGGGAGATCCTGCGGACGATCGACCGTGATCGCCTTGACGTTGGCTTCCCGATCGAGGTGCGGTTCGTGGCTCCCGACGAGCTGTCCCACCTGAGTCCGGCCTACGGTCGAGAGACCGCCTACCTGGCTGTCCACATGTATCAGGGCATGCCCTGGAAGCCGTACTTCCGGGCCGTTCAGGACGTAGCACGGGCTTACGGAGGCCGGCCGCACTGGGGGAAGCGGCACCTGATGGAGGCGGACGCGCTGGCAGCCCGCTACCCCGCCTGGCAGCGATTCCAGGCGGTCCGGTCGCGACTCGATCCGCAAGGAACCTTCACCAACAGCCACCTGCGCCGAGTGCTCGGACCCGTGGAGGGCACCGGTACCTCGGCATCGGCCGGCGGTCACGTCCAGGCCGACGACGACGCCCAGAGGGGATGGTAG
- a CDS encoding amino acid permease, whose protein sequence is MTGPGPKDETAGDEQTVNGFGYQQELRRSLSWFSLFSVSFSIMSITTGIFLNFTFGITQLGPVSIWIWPAVGVGQLLVALVLSELGTRIPLAGAGYQWGARLIGPAYGWFIGALGILYAAVGVPGIVYLAVAPLAEYVLGIDDASPRMTLFIALVVLTLAYLINIISVQVAARINNIAVLTEILGTVVLALLLFFLWVAGAKESDHGIGYLTEHHHLPGHSYGYAIALASLVGVYTLAGFEAAADVAEEAVDAKRSIPRAILGSIVVSVVLGMLVLIGFTVAIPSDEALAAGGLPAVLQYWLGEGLARAFVGVVVFAMFSLMVVSAAVIARLLFAMARDNMLPGSARLKQVNPTTKTPIAALLTGFVLNVAVVIFGYNSSNAFGTLVGATAVLPYLVYLLIVLAYGYKRRQLDAIPGAFNLGRFAGAVFGASLAYLIVVILTLTLPDEFRRANYYVLGGLALAAVWWLVGLRPRLARGEAGAPVLGQQHQQSDGIRVQGG, encoded by the coding sequence ATGACAGGGCCCGGACCGAAGGACGAGACGGCCGGAGACGAGCAGACGGTCAACGGGTTCGGATACCAGCAGGAGCTGCGCCGGTCGTTGAGCTGGTTCTCGCTGTTCTCGGTCTCGTTCTCCATCATGTCGATCACCACCGGCATCTTCCTCAACTTCACCTTCGGGATAACCCAGTTGGGGCCGGTGAGCATCTGGATCTGGCCGGCGGTGGGCGTCGGCCAGCTGCTGGTCGCGCTGGTGCTCTCCGAACTGGGGACCCGGATCCCGCTGGCCGGCGCCGGCTACCAATGGGGGGCGCGACTGATCGGGCCCGCCTACGGCTGGTTCATCGGCGCGCTGGGCATCTTGTACGCCGCGGTCGGTGTGCCGGGCATCGTCTATCTCGCGGTCGCGCCGCTGGCCGAATACGTCCTCGGTATCGACGATGCTTCGCCGCGCATGACGTTGTTCATCGCGCTTGTGGTGCTCACGCTGGCCTACCTCATCAACATCATCAGCGTGCAGGTGGCCGCTCGGATCAACAACATCGCTGTGTTGACGGAGATCCTCGGCACTGTCGTGCTGGCCCTGCTGCTGTTCTTCCTCTGGGTCGCAGGTGCCAAGGAATCGGACCACGGCATCGGATATCTCACCGAACATCACCACCTGCCTGGGCACTCGTACGGGTACGCGATCGCGTTGGCGTCCCTGGTCGGTGTGTACACACTGGCCGGGTTCGAAGCCGCGGCCGATGTGGCTGAGGAGGCAGTTGACGCCAAGCGCTCCATACCTCGCGCGATCCTCGGGAGCATCGTGGTCTCGGTGGTGCTGGGCATGCTGGTACTGATCGGCTTCACCGTGGCCATCCCCAGCGACGAGGCGCTCGCGGCCGGCGGCCTGCCCGCCGTGCTCCAGTACTGGCTCGGTGAGGGTCTCGCACGCGCTTTCGTGGGCGTGGTCGTTTTCGCGATGTTCTCGCTGATGGTGGTCTCTGCCGCGGTCATCGCGCGTCTGCTCTTCGCGATGGCGCGCGACAACATGCTGCCTGGCTCCGCCCGGCTGAAGCAGGTCAATCCCACGACGAAGACGCCGATTGCCGCTCTCCTTACGGGGTTTGTCCTCAACGTCGCGGTCGTGATCTTCGGTTACAACAGTTCCAACGCCTTCGGCACACTCGTCGGCGCTACCGCGGTGCTGCCGTATCTCGTCTACCTCCTGATCGTGCTCGCCTACGGTTACAAGCGTCGGCAACTGGATGCGATCCCTGGCGCGTTCAACCTGGGTCGCTTTGCCGGCGCCGTGTTCGGGGCCTCTCTCGCCTATCTCATCGTCGTCATCCTGACGCTCACACTGCCGGACGAGTTCCGCAGGGCGAACTACTACGTACTCGGCGGGCTGGCACTCGCCGCAGTGTGGTGGCTCGTCGGGCTGCGGCCGCGGCTCGCCCGAGGCGAGGCCGGAGCGCCTGTCCTCGGCCAGCAGCACCAGCAATCCGATGGCATCCGAGTGCAGGGGGGTTGA
- a CDS encoding transposase, with translation MGDWFDTVDFPGSGDGFRWNSTPHDPVTRLRFQGVGHVKGNQHRAVIGKVKTVSAKRESHKWFLVLSAELPRPEPLPATGSVVGIDLGVASFLATSNGEHVPNPRHARKAAARPRTAAVTTSGRWRRSRRCTAECSQRLDHAHKTVLGLVREHDFIAHEDP, from the coding sequence GTGGGGGACTGGTTCGACACGGTGGACTTCCCGGGAAGCGGGGACGGCTTCCGGTGGAACTCCACCCCGCACGATCCCGTCACCCGCCTCCGCTTCCAGGGCGTTGGGCACGTCAAGGGCAACCAGCATCGCGCGGTCATCGGCAAGGTCAAGACCGTGTCAGCCAAGCGGGAGAGCCACAAGTGGTTCCTCGTATTGAGTGCCGAGCTGCCCCGGCCCGAGCCGCTGCCCGCGACCGGTTCAGTGGTCGGCATCGATCTTGGCGTCGCCTCGTTCCTCGCCACGTCCAATGGTGAACACGTCCCCAACCCGCGCCACGCCCGCAAGGCCGCCGCAAGACCAAGAACCGCAGCCGTAACCACCAGCGGGCGGTGGAGAAGGTCGCGGCGTTGCACGGCAGAGTGCAGTCAGCGGCTCGACCACGCTCATAAGACCGTGCTCGGCCTGGTTCGTGAGCACGACTTCATCGCGCACGAAGACCCCTAG
- a CDS encoding LysR family transcriptional regulator, with protein sequence MNLRRLRSFVTVAEELHFTRAAAKLFVAQQSLSKQIAQLEADLGTPLLQRTSRKVELTPAGEVFLAAAREALARFDQGVTEARRIGQGQQATLRVGFIVGAALELTTHILSEFTNRHPGARVELHEFDFSDPTAGLAGAITDVAFIRLPSTTHGLVTTPLFTEPCVVGVSAAHPLSTRDRVSVEDLLNEPIAIGRTDDTVWRHFWSLANHRGGQRPQNLIETHSQSEEVEVVAAGMACNITPAAARRYSSHPGVRFITIDDYPGSTVAVAHRSNQLNPLVTAFVDAAKAVRDRESGIIQTIQGAPEFG encoded by the coding sequence ATGAATCTGCGCCGACTGCGCTCCTTCGTCACGGTCGCCGAGGAACTGCACTTCACTCGCGCCGCCGCGAAGCTCTTCGTCGCTCAGCAATCGCTGAGCAAGCAGATCGCCCAGTTGGAGGCCGACCTCGGTACACCGTTGCTGCAGCGGACCTCCCGCAAAGTGGAACTCACCCCCGCCGGTGAAGTGTTCCTGGCAGCAGCTCGCGAAGCGCTCGCTCGCTTCGACCAAGGCGTGACCGAAGCCCGGCGAATAGGTCAAGGACAACAGGCCACTCTGCGCGTGGGCTTCATCGTCGGCGCCGCGCTCGAGCTGACCACGCACATCTTGAGCGAGTTCACGAACCGCCATCCTGGCGCCCGAGTCGAGCTCCACGAGTTCGACTTCTCCGATCCCACCGCCGGCCTGGCCGGCGCGATAACCGACGTCGCGTTCATCCGGCTGCCAAGCACTACGCACGGCCTCGTAACCACACCCCTCTTCACCGAGCCCTGCGTGGTCGGGGTGAGCGCAGCACACCCGCTGAGCACCCGCGACCGCGTCAGCGTCGAAGACCTCCTCAACGAACCGATCGCTATCGGCCGCACCGATGACACCGTCTGGCGACACTTCTGGAGCCTGGCGAACCACCGAGGCGGCCAGCGCCCGCAGAATCTCATCGAGACGCACTCGCAGAGCGAAGAAGTGGAAGTCGTCGCCGCTGGGATGGCCTGCAACATCACGCCGGCAGCGGCACGTCGCTACTCGTCCCACCCCGGCGTGCGATTCATAACGATCGATGACTATCCCGGCTCGACTGTCGCCGTGGCTCACCGATCCAATCAACTGAATCCGCTTGTCACCGCGTTCGTCGATGCCGCGAAAGCAGTTCGCGACCGCGAATCAGGGATCATTCAGACGATTCAGGGCGCTCCCGAGTTCGGCTAA
- a CDS encoding aldehyde dehydrogenase family protein, with protein sequence MTFTTTVGPSPDQGGPANDADAIAELRAAFATQKAAVLRDPAPGIDQRRQNLRALAGVITGYRHRIQDALSADFAVHPAGFADLVEILGVAGRAVFAAEQLEEWMAPEPRLAAPGLLGTAQVDMAYQPKGVIGLISPWNFPFDLSLGPLADMLAAGNRVIIKPSEYTPACSALLREMMAEVFEPEQVTVVTGGLELAREFPTLAWDHLLYTGNPEVGRLVARAAAENLVPTTLELGGKCPAIVHEDSVTADTVAQIIGTKLVKNGQMCITVDYCLVPRAALAQFTEMVREHLQEHVPGFASSPDCTGIITERHLNRLVGLVDEARARGVDVVQIDDFDQNAATRQMPLTLVIDPPDDLALMREEIFGPILPIKPYDKVEDAVSYVNRGERPLGLYVFAQDSDAAERVLATTVSGGACVNTCAVQGAVPALGFGGIGRSGHGRHHGVDGFREFSNPRGIVRRGKDDLIDVMFPPYGDLLNGVVASVLGAAGEGDAT encoded by the coding sequence ATGACCTTCACCACAACCGTCGGTCCCAGTCCCGATCAGGGCGGCCCTGCGAATGACGCCGACGCCATCGCCGAGTTGCGCGCAGCGTTCGCCACGCAGAAAGCAGCTGTTCTGCGCGACCCCGCACCAGGCATCGACCAGCGTCGCCAGAACCTGCGGGCACTGGCCGGAGTGATCACTGGGTACCGGCACCGCATCCAGGACGCGTTGTCGGCGGACTTCGCGGTGCACCCCGCGGGGTTCGCCGATCTCGTCGAAATTCTCGGCGTGGCCGGGCGGGCCGTCTTCGCCGCCGAGCAACTCGAAGAGTGGATGGCGCCGGAACCCCGTCTCGCGGCTCCCGGGCTCCTCGGAACGGCGCAGGTTGACATGGCCTACCAGCCCAAGGGCGTCATCGGCCTGATCTCGCCCTGGAACTTCCCGTTCGATCTCTCGCTCGGTCCGCTCGCCGACATGCTGGCCGCCGGGAACCGGGTAATCATCAAGCCGTCGGAGTACACCCCGGCGTGTTCGGCTCTGCTGCGCGAGATGATGGCCGAGGTCTTTGAGCCAGAGCAGGTCACCGTCGTCACCGGTGGTCTGGAGCTGGCGCGGGAGTTCCCGACCCTAGCGTGGGATCACTTGTTGTACACCGGCAACCCCGAAGTCGGGCGTCTGGTCGCCCGGGCGGCTGCCGAGAACCTGGTGCCGACCACGCTTGAGCTCGGCGGCAAGTGTCCCGCGATCGTGCATGAGGACAGCGTCACTGCGGACACCGTTGCGCAGATCATCGGAACGAAGCTGGTCAAGAACGGGCAGATGTGTATCACCGTTGACTACTGCCTGGTGCCCCGGGCCGCGCTGGCCCAGTTCACCGAGATGGTACGGGAACACCTGCAGGAGCACGTGCCGGGTTTCGCCTCCTCGCCGGACTGCACAGGCATCATCACCGAACGCCACCTCAACCGGCTCGTCGGTCTGGTCGACGAAGCCAGAGCCCGGGGCGTGGACGTCGTGCAGATCGACGACTTCGACCAGAACGCGGCCACCCGTCAGATGCCGCTGACACTTGTGATCGACCCACCTGACGATCTCGCCCTCATGCGCGAAGAGATCTTCGGCCCGATCCTGCCGATCAAGCCCTACGACAAGGTCGAGGACGCCGTCTCCTACGTCAACCGCGGCGAGCGGCCCCTGGGACTGTACGTCTTCGCGCAGGACAGCGACGCTGCAGAACGAGTCCTGGCCACAACCGTTTCCGGCGGGGCCTGCGTCAACACGTGTGCGGTGCAGGGGGCCGTGCCGGCCCTTGGATTCGGCGGGATCGGCCGCAGTGGCCACGGCCGCCACCACGGGGTGGACGGATTCAGGGAGTTCTCCAATCCGCGCGGCATCGTCAGGCGCGGCAAGGACGACCTGATCGACGTGATGTTCCCGCCCTATGGGGACTTGCTCAACGGTGTCGTCGCCTCCGTGCTCGGTGCCGCCGGTGAAGGGGATGCCACATGA